In Tachysurus vachellii isolate PV-2020 chromosome 1, HZAU_Pvac_v1, whole genome shotgun sequence, a genomic segment contains:
- the mtf2 gene encoding metal-response element-binding transcription factor 2 gives MRDSTFVHSSSSHRQSPSHHQDESPVSLSKLLLRNGQGGTEKLANKFEEGQDVLARWSDGLFYLGTITKINKQKHCCFVVFEDQSKSWVLWKDIQTGDSGEEMLCTICQHESSEPPNEIVICDKCGQGYHQLCHAPVIDPSVIASDDKWLCRDCVFATTTKRGGALKKGPNAKALQEMKQSLPYSLEELVWDQGHKTNIQQCYCYCGGPGEWYLKMLQCNRCKQWFHEACIQCLQKPMLNGDRFYQFICSVCSSGPEYLKRLPLRWVDVAHLSLYNLSVIHKKKYFDSELELMAFINENWDRLQLGELTDVPRSERYERILEALNSNPTMFMSGKEIKKKKHLFGLRIRFPPGPQNAESLSDREQEKASHEIKIKGRKSMKPPHPNSPITNGAVKKGKRKHRSHSMETLAKLRRSEELLAQNHTRFPTAVNDSLDVTASKSVKAEKSAPSSSTSDADSVSATTMSETTSTSVSSLSSSSRTLVLQPPVKRGRGRPRRALQPPNPEIPPPLQPEPTPSPTPAPLSRFPPTSITQGLESSAQLNLLRNSISSYFGAAGRMACGEKYRVLARRITDDGKVQYLVEWEGVTAS, from the exons ATGAG AGACTCAACGTTCGTACACAGTTCGAGCTCCCATCGCCAGTCTCCGTCCCATCACCAAGACGAGTCTCCCGTGTCCTTGTCCAAACTCTTGCTCAGAAATGGGCAGGGCGGCACGGAGAAGCTCGCAAATAAGTTTGAGGAGGGCCAGGATGTTCTAGCTCGCTGGTCCGATGGCCTGTTTTATTTGGGGACAATCACGAAG ataaacaaacaaaagcattgCTGTTTTGTGGTTTTTGAAGATCAGTCGAAATCTTGGGTTCTTTGGAAGGACATTCAGACAG GGGACAGTGGAGAGGAAATGCTCTGCACCATATGCCAGCATGAAAGCTCAGAACCTCCCAATGAAATAGTCATCTGTGACAAATGTGGACAAG GATACCACCAGCTGTGCCACGCGCCCGTCATCGATCCCAGCGTGATTGCGTCGGACGATAAATGGCTCTGCCGAGACTGCGTATTTGCCACAACAACAAAG AGAGGTGGTGCACTGAAGAAAGGGCCGAACGCCAAAGCGCTGCAGGAGATGAAGCAGTCTCTGCCGTATTCCCTGGAGGAGCTGGTGTGGGACCAGGGCCATAAAACCAACATCCAGCAGTGCTACTGCTACTGTGGAGGGCCTGGaga GTGGTATCTGAAAATGCTGCAGTGTAACAGATGTAAGCAGTGGTTTCATGAAGCGTGCATTCAGTGTTTACAGAAACCCATGCTCAACGGAGACAG gttttatcagtttatttgttCAGTTTGCAGTAGTGGACCTGAGTACCTCAAACGACTGCCTCTGAGATG GGTAGATGTTGCACACTTAAGCCTCTACAATCTGAGTGTcattcacaaaaagaaatacttCGACTCCGAACTCGAGCTCATGGCTTTTATTAACGAGAACTGGGACCGGCTTCAGCTCGGCGAG CTCACGGACGTCCCCAGGTCGGAGCGATACGAACGAATTCTGGAAGCACTTAATAGCAACCCGACCAT GTTTATGTCCGGGAAGGAGATCAAGAAGAAGAAACACCTGTTTGGGTTACGGATCCGCTTCCCTCCGGGCCCTCAGAACGCCGAGTCTCTGTCGGACAGGGAACAGGAAAAAGCTTCACATGAGATTAAGATTAAGGGCAGGAAGTCCATGAAGCCTCCTCATCCAAACAG ccCGATCACCAACGGAGCGGTGAAGAAAGGGAAGAGGAAGCATCGCTCACACTCGATGGAGACGCTGGCCAAGCTGAGACGATCAGAAGAGCTTCTGGCTCAG AATCACACGAGGTTCCCGACTGCAGTGAACGACTCGCTGGATGTGACCGCGTCTAAAAG CGTCAAAGCCGAAAAGTCTGCGCCGTCGTCGAGTACCTCGGACGCCGACTCCGTTAGTGCCACCACTATGAGTGAAACTACCTCAACCAGTGTATCCAG TCTTAGTAGCTCCAGCAGGACTCTTGTACTTCAGCCCCCAGTGAAGAGGGGTCGAGGACGTCCGAGACGAGCGCTGCAGCCCCCGAACCCCGAGATTCCACCACCTCTGCAGCCCGAGCCCACGCCTTCTCCCACACCTGCACCCCTCTCGCGCTTCCCCCCGACCTCCATTACCCAGGGCCTGGAGTCGAGCGCTCAGCTCAACCTCCTCAGGAACTCCATCAGCAGCTACTTTGGGGCGGCCGGGCGCATGGCGTGCGGCGAGAAGTACCGCGTCCTCGCGCGCCGCATCACTGACGACGGCAAAGTACAGTACCTGGTGGAGTGGGAGGGTGTCACCGCCTCCtga
- the dipk1aa gene encoding divergent protein kinase domain 1A produces MARGLLARAWISNTYLFHVRLSYMRVKYLFLTWLAVFVGSWVVYVQYSSYTELCRAHECYTTICDKSRAGVIDGSACSSLCDKDSLYFRRCLSSKASTQVYTASWGDVDAVIKCQLGDVLHYELGDELEPRKEPVLFDKPTRGTSVEKFKEMVYGHVKARVGEQADLTTLVSLVLSFADADNDGRVSLAEARSAWALLQLDEVLLSVVLQGRSHTPKLLGFCGDLYVVERVAYTPLYGLNLSPVLEPWITGVVGRGLDHLFAPSWPRKAKISIGLLELVEDVFHGTFGSFLLCDMKPGSFGYTERYELRLLDGRHVVPEEAFRRVMRARSCQEDSDCVYSADCRASCRRAEHHCSPEPSRTNLARACSALEDFLLQGAPASLRDELERQLNACMELTGSGEQMQMEHSLILNNLKMLLWKQISHTIDS; encoded by the exons ATGGCCAGAGGTCTGTTAGCTCGGGCCTGGATCTCCAACACGTACCTCTTTCAC GTTCGGCTGTCCTACATGCGGGTGAAGTACCTGTTCCTCACCTGGCTGGCGGTGTTTGTGGGCAGCTGGGTGGTGTATGTTCAGTACTCGTCTTACACAGAGCTGTGCAGAGCGCATGAGTGCTACACCACCATC TGTGATAAATCCAGAGCCGGAGTGATTGACGGCTCGGCCTGCAGCAGCCTGTGTGACAAAGACTCGCTTTACTTCAGGAGGTGTCTCTCATCTAAAGCCAGCACTCAG GTATACACAGCGAGCTGGGGCGACGTGGACGCGGTGATCAAGTGCCAGCTGGGCGACGTGCTGCACTATGAGCTGGGAGATGAGCTGGAGCCCAGGAAGGAACCGGTGCTATTCGACAAACCCACCAGAGGAACGTCGGTGGAGAAGTTCAAAGAGATGGTGTACGGTCACGTGAAG GCGAGGGTTGGGGAGCAGGCTGATCTCACCACACTGGTGTCACTGGTCCTGTCGTTTGCGGATGCTGATAATGACGGACGCGTGTCGCTAGCGGAGGCTCGGTCAGCGTGGGCTCTCCTGCAGCTGGACGAGGTTTTACTCAGCGTGGTTCTGCAGGGACGCAGTCACACTCCCAAGCTGCTTGGTTTCTGTGGCGACCTGTACGTGGTGGAGCGAGTCGCGTACACGCCGCTCTACGGTCTCAACCTGTCTCCGGTGCTGGAACCCTGGATCACGGGTGTGGTCGGACGCGGCCTGGATCACCTGTTCGCTCCGTCGTGGCCTCGGAAAGCGAAGATCTCCATTGGGCTGCTGGAGCTAGTGGAGGACGTTTTCCACGGGACGTTCGGCTCCTTCCTGCTGTGCGACATGAAGCCGGGAAGTTTCGGGTACACCGAACGCTACGAGCTGCGTCTTTTAGACGGACGACACGTCGTGCCGGAGGAGGCGTTCAGACGCGTCATGCGAGCTCGGTCGTGCCAGGAAGATTCGGACTGCGTGTACAGCGCAGACTGCAGAGCGTCGTGTCGCAGAGCCGAGCACCACTGCAGCCCCGAGCCGAGCCGGACCAATCTGGCACGAGCCTGCAGTGCGCTGGAGGACTTCCTGCTGCAGGGGGCACCTGCGAGTCTGCGGGACGAGCTGGAGAGGCAGCTGAATGCCTGCATGGAGCTCACGGGATCCGGTGAGCAGATGCAGATGGAGCACTCGCTCATCCTCAACAACCTGAAGATGCTGCTCTGGAAACAAATCTCACACACCATCGACTCataa
- the rpl5a gene encoding 60S ribosomal protein L5a yields the protein MGFVKVVKNKAYFKRYQVKFRRRREGKTDFFARKRLVIQDKNKYNTPKYRMIVRFSNRDIVCQIAYAKIEGDAVVCAAYSHELPRYGVSVGLTNYAAAYCTGLLMARRLLNKFGLDKVYEGQVEVTGEEFNVESVDGQPGAFTCFLDAGLTRTTTGNKVFGALKGAVDGGLSIPHSTKRFPGYDPESKEFNNEVHRKHILGLNVSEYMSSLMEEDEEAYKKQFSRFIKNGVTPDSVEEMYKKAHAAIRENPVHEKKPKKEVKKKRWNRAKLTHGQRKDRVAQKKASFLRAQEAADDDE from the exons AGGGGAAGACGGACTTTTTTGCCCGTAAACGCCTCGTCATCCAGGATAAAAACAAGTACAACACACCAAAGTACCGTATGATCGTTAGATTCTCCAACAGGGATATTGTTTGCCAG atcgCATATGCCAAAATTGAAGGCGATGCGGTCGTCTGCGCTGCTTACTCTCACGAGTTGCCGAGATACGGCGTTTCTGTGGGTCTGACCAACTACGCCGCGGCCTACTGCACAGGACTGCTGATGGCACGTCGG CTGCTGAATAAGTTTGGTCTGGATAAGGTGTACGAGGGCCAGGTGGAGGTGACGGGTGAGGAGTTTAACGTGGAGAGCGTCGACGGCCAGCCGGGAGCGTTTACCTGCTTCCTGGACGCCGGTCTGACCAGAACCACCACCGGGAATAAAGTATTCGGAGCCCTGAAAGGAGCAGTGGATGGAGGACTGTCCATCCCACACAG caCTAAGCGGTTCCCGGGTTACGATCCGGAGAGCAAAGAGTTCAACAACGAGGTTCACAGGAAGCACATTCTGGGCCTCAACGTGTCCGAGTACATGAGCAGCTTGAtggaggaggacgaggaggcCTACAAGAAACAGTTCTCCCGCTTCATCAAGAACGGCGTCACACCAGATTCG GTGGAAGAAATGTACAAGAAGGCTCACGCCGCTATCCGTGAGAATCCGGTACACGAGAAGAAGCCCAAGAaggaggtgaagaagaagag GTGGAACCGTGCAAAACTGACCCACGGTCAGAGGAAGGACCGTGTCGCTCAGAAGAAGGCCAGCTTCCTGCGAGCTCAGGAGGCCGCCGACGACGACGAGTAA